In Hydrogenispora ethanolica, the genomic window CCGGCGGCCAACCCCTCGTGCCGGAGCTGGAAGGGGCCGACGGGCCGCGGATCATTCAGGCGGCGGATCTCCTGGCCGGACGGGCCACGGCCGGCGAACGGGTGCTGATCGTCGGCGGCGGGATGGTCGGAGTGGAAACTGCCGATTTTCTGGGCGAACGGCGCCACGGGGTGACCATCGTCGAGCGCCTGCCGCAGCTGGCCGGGGATCTGAATCCGGCGGTCCAGTACTTCCTGTTCGAGCGGCTGCAGCGCTACGGCGTGACCATGATCAGCGGCGCGCAGGTCACCGCGTTCCTGGAGGACGGCGTTCGCTATGAACAGGATGGGCGGCAGCAAAGCTTGACCGGGTTTGATACCATCGTCCTGGCGATGGGGGTCCGGCCCGACCATTCCCTGGCGGAAGAGCTCAGGGAATTGGTGCCCCAGGTGTTTGTGATCGGCGACGCCCTGAAGCCGAGGAAGGCTCTGGAAGCCATCGCCGAAGGAGCGCGCCTGGCGGTCGGCATGTAAGCAACGGCACACTCCGGTTTCAACGGAGCGCAACCCGCCGCGGCCTTCGGGACCGGGCGGGTTGCTTTTTCAAGTATCCTGCGGCGGAGCGGTTGTTTTCCTGTCCCAAACGTTTATAATAGAAGCAACACGATCACTCTCAGCGAATCGGAGGTCGCCATGCCCTTACGGGACGACTATCTTACGCGAATGGTAGAAAAGCTGGCCGGGATAACGGCTAGGATCAGGAGCAGCATCGCCGAAAGGCAGTTTCTGGCCGGCCACCGCCAGGCGGGTGACGCTTTTCAACAGCTGCTGGGGCTCAATGCCGAGACCGTGGCGCTGCTGTCCCACCGGGACATGATGAAGATCTTCGGCGGCGGGGGCAAACGCGACCGGGGCCGTTGCATCGTCCTGGCGGAACTCCTGAAGCTCAAGGGGGATCTCCAACGGGCTCAGGGGGAAACGGCCCAAAGCGTTTCGTTCTACCGCAAGAGCCTGGATGTCTTCCTGGAGATCCTGCTGGAAGACGGCGAAATGCGGGTCGAACCCTATCCTCGGAAGGTGGCGGACCTCGTCGAGCTGCTCGGCGAATACGAGCTGCCC contains:
- a CDS encoding DUF6483 family protein; translated protein: MPLRDDYLTRMVEKLAGITARIRSSIAERQFLAGHRQAGDAFQQLLGLNAETVALLSHRDMMKIFGGGGKRDRGRCIVLAELLKLKGDLQRAQGETAQSVSFYRKSLDVFLEILLEDGEMRVEPYPRKVADLVELLGEYELPDSSKAALFRYYETTGEYGKAEDVLFDRLEAGAGMRDVVDEGIAFYRRLLEKAESELRSGNLPPAEIREGLSRLENYSK